From Candidatus Rubrimentiphilum sp., one genomic window encodes:
- the mraY gene encoding phospho-N-acetylmuramoyl-pentapeptide-transferase — MTLDDWRIFGVEAALGFIITAIVGFVLLLLLRRLGVRQTVYEDAPETHLVKTGTPTMGGLAILAAIVPFWFLSWDPGTRALLFLVFACAAIGFIDDLLGIRFGKNRGLRARTKLLLTALVAVTFLRLAADSDYHVSMGRILFPQDTLFHAGGFELHVAHWLWLLLGVVAITGTIHAVNLTDGLDGLATGSLIPPLIVLWVIAIGMSIPAGDNWPIILPAAIGGLMAFLLYNAFPAKMIMGDTGSLALGALLSGAAILTGEMLLLVIIGAVFVAETLSVMLQVAYFKLTHGKRIFKMSPLHHHFELSGWPETKVTTRFWIASAICSAVGLAIVR; from the coding sequence ATGACGCTCGACGACTGGCGAATCTTCGGCGTTGAAGCCGCCCTCGGATTCATCATAACAGCAATTGTCGGATTCGTTCTTTTGCTTTTGCTGCGGCGGTTGGGCGTCAGACAGACAGTCTACGAGGATGCACCCGAAACGCACCTTGTGAAAACGGGAACGCCCACGATGGGCGGGCTTGCGATTTTGGCCGCGATCGTACCCTTTTGGTTTTTGAGTTGGGATCCGGGGACGCGGGCACTACTATTTCTAGTATTCGCGTGCGCGGCAATCGGTTTTATCGACGATCTTCTCGGAATCCGGTTCGGCAAGAATCGAGGTTTGCGCGCAAGGACAAAGCTGTTGTTGACCGCGCTGGTGGCCGTGACGTTTCTGCGACTTGCAGCCGATTCGGATTACCACGTCAGCATGGGCAGAATTTTGTTTCCGCAGGACACCCTGTTTCACGCTGGAGGGTTCGAGTTACACGTCGCGCACTGGCTTTGGCTGCTGTTGGGCGTCGTGGCAATCACGGGTACAATCCACGCTGTAAACCTTACGGACGGTCTGGACGGACTAGCCACGGGGTCGCTTATTCCGCCGTTGATTGTTCTTTGGGTAATTGCAATCGGCATGTCCATCCCGGCTGGGGATAATTGGCCAATAATTCTTCCGGCCGCGATTGGCGGACTGATGGCGTTTTTGCTGTACAACGCTTTTCCGGCGAAGATGATCATGGGCGATACCGGTTCGCTCGCGCTCGGAGCGCTGCTTTCGGGTGCAGCGATCCTGACCGGCGAGATGTTGCTGCTAGTCATCATCGGCGCCGTTTTTGTGGCCGAAACGCTGTCGGTGATGTTGCAAGTTGCATATTTCAAACTCACGCACGGCAAGCGAATTTTCAAGATGAGCCCACTGCATCATCACTTCGAGCTCTCGGGCTGGCCGGAAACCAAAGTCACGACGCGATTTTGGATCGCATCGGCGATTTGCTCTGCCGTCGGACTGGCGATCGTACGATGA
- a CDS encoding coenzyme F420-0:L-glutamate ligase translates to MSGSLRIDRPELPAGMVAIPIRTPLVHPGDDLLALVERAVTGIAQPGDVLAVSETALAIAQRQAVRAEYVRPSRLALFLCRHAGAMATVSQPESLQIVIDNVGTGKVVYAAIMQVLGRLVGKRGMFYEIMGEAIAAIDGYTGTMPPFERMIVFAPQNADAFAQSVFERTGVACTIVDANDLQKAKVLGASSGVNRQAVSDALLSNPHGNGDEQTPIVVLKWRSSGSNPLMEPA, encoded by the coding sequence GTGAGCGGCAGTCTGCGGATCGATCGCCCCGAGCTGCCGGCCGGCATGGTCGCAATTCCAATCCGCACACCGCTGGTTCATCCCGGTGACGACTTACTCGCACTGGTCGAACGGGCGGTTACGGGAATCGCGCAGCCCGGCGACGTGCTCGCCGTTTCGGAGACAGCGCTCGCGATCGCGCAGCGTCAAGCCGTGCGTGCCGAATACGTGCGGCCTTCGCGGCTCGCGCTGTTCTTGTGCCGGCATGCGGGCGCGATGGCCACCGTCAGTCAGCCGGAGTCGCTGCAAATCGTCATCGACAACGTCGGCACCGGCAAAGTTGTGTACGCCGCGATCATGCAAGTGCTGGGACGTCTCGTCGGTAAGCGCGGAATGTTTTACGAAATTATGGGCGAGGCGATCGCCGCCATCGATGGGTATACCGGCACGATGCCGCCGTTCGAGCGAATGATCGTGTTCGCACCGCAGAATGCAGACGCGTTCGCCCAGTCGGTTTTCGAACGTACCGGCGTTGCCTGTACGATCGTCGATGCGAACGATTTGCAGAAAGCCAAAGTGTTGGGCGCGTCTTCAGGCGTGAACCGACAAGCCGTTTCTGATGCGCTGCTTTCGAATCCGCATGGCAATGGCGACGAGCAAACGCCGATTGTGGTTCTCAAGTGGCGTAGCAGCGGTTCGAACCCGCTGATGGAGCCGGCATGA
- the murF gene encoding UDP-N-acetylmuramoyl-tripeptide--D-alanyl-D-alanine ligase, with product MTLTFDMAADVTGAEIVGRDRAPKMVHVVTDTRTLRAGDTFLALRGDRFDGHAFVGEALKKGAAALVLDNESARADGAPALIVRDTRRAYMALAAAARVQFTGRVVAITGSSGKTTTKHLLAQLIGTHFDQGLVAASPANENNEIGVSKLILSTTPEQQVLIVEMGARHAGEVADLVSVAAPHIGVLTNIGDAHLEIFGSREALAATKWGLFSQGAQAVLNAQDEISRSRAPELDVPPLWFGDGEPSMPGVWVRDAHTLVLNHSGVSQTLPIDVPFPGAHNRANLAAAIAAALLLGVNAEELAGNVAGLSLPAGRYEAIELEAGPRLIYDAYNANASGTIATLNAFASERGRRRIAVLSSMAELGPDAPAIHERVGSHAAGLNIDVLLVGGDYAASLAAGAANAGFPRERIISFGSNEEAAKWLRDQATAQDVVLLKGSRKYRMEEIVEAFRSGAA from the coding sequence GTGACGCTCACCTTTGACATGGCGGCTGATGTAACGGGCGCCGAAATCGTGGGGCGCGACCGCGCGCCGAAAATGGTGCACGTTGTGACCGACACGCGGACGTTGCGCGCCGGCGATACGTTTCTCGCCCTTCGCGGTGACCGGTTCGACGGACACGCCTTCGTCGGCGAAGCGTTGAAGAAGGGCGCCGCGGCGCTCGTGCTCGACAACGAATCGGCTCGCGCCGATGGCGCGCCGGCGCTGATCGTGCGCGACACGCGCCGCGCTTACATGGCTTTGGCCGCGGCAGCGCGCGTTCAGTTTACCGGTCGCGTCGTGGCTATTACCGGCAGCAGCGGCAAGACGACGACCAAACATTTGCTGGCGCAGCTCATCGGCACGCACTTCGACCAGGGGCTCGTTGCCGCTTCGCCCGCAAATGAGAACAACGAAATCGGCGTCAGCAAACTCATCTTATCCACGACGCCCGAGCAGCAGGTGCTGATCGTTGAGATGGGTGCGCGCCATGCCGGCGAGGTTGCGGATCTGGTCTCCGTCGCCGCGCCCCACATCGGCGTGCTGACGAATATCGGCGATGCGCACTTGGAGATCTTTGGATCGCGCGAGGCGCTGGCTGCGACGAAGTGGGGCCTTTTCTCGCAGGGCGCGCAAGCGGTGCTCAACGCGCAGGATGAAATCTCGCGCTCCCGCGCGCCGGAGCTGGATGTGCCGCCGCTTTGGTTCGGCGACGGCGAACCGTCGATGCCCGGCGTTTGGGTGCGCGACGCGCACACGCTGGTGCTGAATCACAGCGGCGTGTCGCAGACGCTTCCGATCGATGTGCCGTTTCCGGGCGCGCATAATCGCGCGAATCTTGCGGCCGCGATCGCCGCTGCGCTGCTGCTCGGCGTAAACGCCGAAGAGCTGGCAGGCAACGTGGCCGGTTTATCGCTGCCGGCCGGACGCTACGAAGCCATCGAGCTCGAAGCCGGACCGCGCCTTATTTACGATGCGTATAATGCAAACGCAAGCGGGACCATCGCCACGCTCAACGCGTTCGCGTCGGAACGCGGACGGCGCCGGATAGCGGTGCTTTCAAGCATGGCGGAACTCGGACCCGACGCGCCCGCGATTCACGAGCGCGTGGGATCGCACGCCGCCGGCTTGAACATCGATGTACTACTGGTTGGCGGTGATTACGCGGCGTCGCTCGCCGCGGGAGCTGCGAATGCGGGTTTTCCGCGCGAGCGCATCATTTCGTTCGGAAGTAATGAAGAAGCGGCGAAGTGGCTGCGCGACCAGGCGACCGCGCAAGACGTCGTGCTTTTAAAAGGCTCGCGAAAATACCGGATGGAGGAGATCGTCGAAGCCTTTAGGAGCGGCGCGGCGTGA
- a CDS encoding UDP-N-acetylmuramoyl-L-alanyl-D-glutamate--2,6-diaminopimelate ligase: MNEPGVPLESLLEALPQNITSLAIDSRAVTPGALFFALRGEHTDGHRYIGEAVRRGAIAVVSEERVSLPKNVTAIVVSDSALALSKIADAFYGSPSREITVAGVTGTNGKTTVTQMIASIANAANLSAGIIGTIGTTYAGVERPLSNTTPLASELHALLAQMRETGVKVVAMEVSSHALTLGRTADVRFAVGALTNVTRDHLDFHKTPESYAAAKRQLFEFAERCVFNADDAHGARWAGELRQKKPVLTYGSQQSADLRAEAIALHPDGSTFKLDGLSFEIRIPGRFNVANALCAVAVARTIGISDEVAARGLFSLERVRGRMERVGDGPVQVIVDYAHTPDALENALRALRETASGRRIVVFGCGGDRDRGKRPEMGAVVARHADFAYVTSDNPRTEDPVAIIDAIVPGLGQVPHAVEPDRRKAIDLAVRSAQPGDVVLIAGKGHENYQIVGSEVLPFDDAAEARRALAERERVHS; the protein is encoded by the coding sequence ATGAACGAACCGGGCGTGCCGCTGGAGTCGCTGCTGGAGGCGCTGCCGCAGAACATCACTTCGCTGGCGATCGATTCGCGCGCCGTCACTCCCGGCGCGCTCTTCTTTGCGCTACGCGGCGAACATACCGACGGTCACCGCTATATCGGTGAAGCAGTAAGGCGCGGCGCGATCGCGGTCGTTTCCGAAGAGCGCGTCTCGCTTCCAAAAAATGTCACCGCGATCGTCGTATCCGATTCCGCGCTCGCGCTCTCGAAGATCGCCGACGCATTTTACGGATCGCCTTCGCGGGAGATCACCGTCGCGGGCGTGACGGGAACCAACGGCAAGACCACCGTCACGCAGATGATCGCGTCCATCGCGAATGCGGCAAATCTGTCGGCGGGAATCATCGGAACGATCGGCACGACCTATGCGGGCGTCGAGCGGCCGCTCTCCAACACGACGCCGCTGGCCTCGGAGTTGCATGCGCTGCTCGCGCAGATGCGCGAAACCGGCGTCAAGGTCGTGGCTATGGAGGTGAGTTCGCATGCGTTGACGCTCGGGCGTACCGCGGACGTGCGCTTCGCCGTCGGCGCGCTCACCAACGTCACGCGCGACCATCTGGATTTTCACAAGACGCCCGAATCGTATGCCGCGGCCAAACGCCAGCTCTTCGAATTCGCGGAGCGCTGCGTCTTCAACGCCGATGACGCGCATGGAGCGCGCTGGGCCGGCGAACTCCGCCAAAAGAAACCCGTACTCACGTATGGTTCGCAGCAGAGCGCGGATTTGCGTGCGGAAGCGATCGCGTTGCACCCGGACGGCAGCACGTTCAAGCTGGACGGCTTGTCTTTTGAGATCCGGATTCCGGGGCGGTTTAACGTCGCCAACGCGCTGTGCGCGGTTGCCGTCGCGCGCACGATCGGAATATCCGATGAAGTCGCGGCGCGCGGACTGTTCTCGCTCGAACGGGTGCGCGGCCGGATGGAGCGAGTCGGCGACGGACCGGTTCAAGTGATTGTGGATTACGCGCACACGCCGGATGCACTTGAGAACGCGCTGCGCGCGCTTCGCGAAACGGCTTCGGGACGGCGAATCGTCGTGTTCGGATGCGGCGGGGACCGCGATCGCGGCAAACGGCCCGAGATGGGCGCAGTCGTGGCGCGCCATGCAGATTTTGCTTACGTGACGTCCGACAATCCGCGCACCGAGGATCCGGTCGCGATTATCGATGCGATCGTGCCGGGCTTGGGTCAAGTCCCGCATGCCGTAGAACCCGATCGGCGTAAAGCGATCGACTTGGCCGTGCGCAGCGCGCAACCCGGCGACGTCGTGCTCATCGCGGGTAAGGGACACGAGAATTATCAGATCGTCGGATCGGAAGTCTTGCCGTTTGACGATGCCGCCGAAGCGCGCCGGGCGCTGGCCGAGCGGGAGCGCGTGCACTCGTGA
- a CDS encoding penicillin-binding protein 2, which produces MHGRTFSRVGPRRAKILFYGVALIALVLAWRLIDVQVLKGPIYAKQALQQRSDTVDVFARRGSILDRDGNVMVYSLPSESIYAVPHDLGNAATTVAQLRRVLGKLSDSTIAQLQDRTLQFAWVARKIPHDQADAIAALQLPGVSVMEEDTGRRVDLVGQTASTLLGFVGIDENGLAGIEYTFDDLLKGSSGRVTLEADEFGHPIPFGRERAIKPAKPGMTLELTIDPYLQFVAESALKKQVNTFHAQSGTAIVMDPSTGEVLALADLPHFDPNVFWKFSPETRRERGVQDAYEPGSTFKLVTAAAALESGKVTTSSYFPARNAIEVGGRVIHNAEDDMPIRGSSETLEDIVAYSHNVGAAEVGLFIGGRPFYSMERRAGFGDPTHVGFAGENPGIVPAPAEWSDSSLATMAFGQGVSVTPLAMARYYCAIANGGLLMRPRILRAVFDAQGRLVYQYGPEVERRVFSRRIADTLKRFLRAVVVRGTGNPAGQVAGYTTAGKTGTAQVVNNGQYEAGAYIASFIGMVPYEHPRYLIFVKVERPQGAIYGSVVAAPAFAEIARQAMLHSGTLPATPRPKGAPKPKARLVRPEKTANLAI; this is translated from the coding sequence ATGCACGGCCGCACCTTCTCACGCGTCGGACCCCGCCGCGCCAAGATACTGTTTTATGGCGTAGCCCTCATCGCGCTTGTCTTGGCGTGGCGCCTGATCGACGTGCAAGTGCTCAAAGGCCCGATCTATGCAAAGCAAGCTTTGCAGCAGCGCAGTGATACCGTCGACGTTTTCGCCCGGCGCGGCAGCATTTTGGATCGCGACGGCAACGTGATGGTCTACTCGTTACCGTCGGAGAGCATTTACGCCGTGCCGCACGATCTGGGGAACGCGGCAACGACGGTCGCGCAGCTGCGGCGCGTTCTCGGCAAACTTTCGGACTCGACGATCGCGCAGCTGCAAGATCGCACGCTGCAGTTCGCTTGGGTCGCGCGAAAGATTCCGCATGACCAAGCCGATGCGATCGCCGCCCTGCAGCTGCCGGGCGTTTCCGTCATGGAAGAGGACACGGGGCGCCGCGTGGATCTCGTCGGCCAAACCGCTTCCACGCTCTTGGGCTTCGTCGGCATCGATGAGAACGGCTTAGCCGGTATCGAGTATACGTTTGACGATCTGCTCAAGGGATCGTCCGGACGCGTTACGCTGGAAGCCGATGAATTCGGACATCCGATTCCGTTCGGGCGCGAGCGCGCCATTAAACCTGCGAAGCCCGGCATGACGCTGGAGCTCACCATCGATCCGTATCTGCAATTCGTGGCGGAGTCGGCGCTGAAGAAACAGGTCAACACGTTTCACGCTCAGAGCGGCACCGCGATCGTCATGGATCCCTCGACCGGCGAGGTGCTGGCGCTGGCCGACTTGCCGCACTTCGATCCCAACGTCTTCTGGAAGTTCTCGCCGGAGACGCGCCGCGAGCGGGGCGTTCAGGACGCGTACGAACCCGGCTCTACATTTAAGCTCGTGACGGCGGCGGCCGCGCTCGAGAGCGGCAAAGTGACGACGTCCTCGTATTTTCCGGCGCGTAATGCGATTGAGGTGGGCGGCCGCGTCATTCACAACGCCGAGGACGACATGCCGATTCGCGGAAGCAGCGAGACGCTTGAAGACATCGTCGCCTATTCGCACAACGTCGGCGCCGCCGAAGTGGGACTGTTCATCGGCGGAAGACCGTTTTATTCGATGGAGCGGCGCGCCGGTTTCGGCGATCCCACGCACGTAGGATTCGCCGGCGAAAATCCCGGTATCGTGCCGGCGCCGGCCGAGTGGAGCGACAGTTCGCTGGCGACGATGGCATTCGGGCAAGGCGTGTCCGTCACGCCGCTGGCGATGGCGCGCTACTACTGTGCGATCGCAAACGGCGGTCTGTTGATGCGCCCGAGAATCTTACGCGCGGTCTTTGATGCGCAAGGCCGCCTGGTCTACCAGTACGGCCCCGAAGTCGAGCGGCGAGTTTTTTCGCGCCGTATCGCCGACACGCTGAAGCGCTTCCTGCGGGCGGTGGTCGTGCGCGGCACGGGCAATCCCGCCGGCCAGGTTGCGGGCTACACGACCGCCGGCAAGACCGGAACTGCTCAGGTGGTAAACAACGGCCAGTACGAAGCGGGTGCGTACATTGCTTCCTTTATAGGGATGGTTCCGTACGAGCATCCGCGCTATCTCATCTTCGTGAAGGTCGAGCGTCCGCAGGGCGCGATCTACGGTTCGGTCGTGGCCGCGCCGGCGTTTGCCGAGATCGCGCGCCAAGCAATGCTGCATTCCGGAACGCTCCCGGCAACCCCGCGTCCCAAAGGGGCGCCCAAACCCAAGGCGCGCTTGGTACGGCCTGAAAAAACGGCGAATCTCGCGATATGA
- the rsmH gene encoding 16S rRNA (cytosine(1402)-N(4))-methyltransferase RsmH, translating into MQHIPVFHAPALEWLAIKPSGIYVDATFGAGGHSRGILSRLRGGRLVALDADPTAASIAASIDDRAFTFVHANFRELPAVLDRLDIESIDGVLYDLGVSSMQFDEATRGFSFRESGPLDMRMNPLAGRSAYDVLMSASETELAEIFFDYGQERASRKIARAIVRRRKAGSFPGTTLEFARMISGLMHRSGTRERIHPATRIFQALRIAVNDELEALRESLDGAVDRLRGAGRIVAISFHSLEDRIVKRKFLQDDRLEVLTRKPIVPDQDEIERNPRSSSAKMRAAERKAS; encoded by the coding sequence ATGCAACACATTCCGGTTTTTCACGCGCCGGCCTTAGAGTGGCTGGCGATCAAGCCATCTGGGATCTACGTGGATGCGACCTTCGGCGCGGGTGGCCATTCGCGTGGCATCCTCTCCCGCTTACGGGGTGGGCGTCTCGTTGCGCTCGACGCGGATCCTACCGCAGCCTCAATCGCCGCAAGTATAGACGACCGCGCCTTTACCTTTGTGCATGCGAATTTCCGCGAGCTGCCCGCGGTTCTGGATCGGCTCGATATCGAGTCGATCGATGGCGTGCTTTACGACTTGGGGGTCTCCTCGATGCAGTTTGATGAAGCCACACGCGGCTTTTCGTTCCGCGAGTCGGGTCCGCTCGACATGCGAATGAATCCGCTGGCCGGACGCAGTGCGTACGACGTGCTGATGAGCGCCAGCGAAACGGAACTGGCCGAAATATTTTTTGACTACGGACAAGAGCGCGCTTCGCGGAAAATCGCGCGCGCCATCGTGCGCCGCCGCAAGGCCGGCTCGTTCCCGGGAACGACGCTGGAATTCGCGCGCATGATTAGCGGGTTGATGCATCGCTCCGGCACGCGCGAACGGATCCATCCGGCGACGCGGATCTTCCAAGCTCTGCGGATCGCGGTCAACGACGAGCTCGAAGCGCTGCGCGAGAGTTTAGACGGTGCCGTCGACCGGCTGCGCGGCGCCGGACGCATCGTGGCGATCAGCTTTCATTCATTGGAAGATCGCATCGTCAAGCGCAAGTTCTTGCAAGACGATCGTCTGGAAGTCTTAACGCGGAAACCGATCGTGCCCGATCAAGACGAGATCGAACGCAACCCACGCTCCAGCAGCGCGAAGATGCGCGCGGCCGAACGGAAGGCGAGCTAA
- the mraZ gene encoding division/cell wall cluster transcriptional repressor MraZ — protein MHADLPRFSGSVEHALDDKGRLIVPARFRERLGTGFVLTIAQPDPCLALYPQAAWADFCSRLEGAPRKDERFRRLVRHIFARTEEVACDVQGRLLIPSALRTYAGIERDVVSVGSLTRVEIWAKERYASHAAPDSEAGDLMAELGLY, from the coding sequence TTGCACGCGGATTTACCGCGCTTTTCAGGTTCGGTGGAGCATGCCCTTGACGACAAGGGCCGCCTCATCGTGCCCGCGCGTTTCCGCGAGCGGCTAGGGACCGGCTTCGTACTAACCATCGCTCAGCCGGACCCGTGTCTCGCCCTCTATCCGCAGGCGGCCTGGGCTGACTTTTGCAGCCGGCTCGAGGGCGCCCCGCGGAAAGACGAGCGTTTCCGCCGCCTCGTTCGCCATATTTTTGCTCGCACCGAGGAGGTCGCATGCGACGTCCAAGGACGGCTGCTGATTCCGTCGGCGCTGCGGACTTACGCCGGCATAGAGCGCGACGTCGTTTCGGTCGGCTCGCTCACCCGGGTGGAGATCTGGGCCAAAGAGCGCTACGCCTCGCACGCCGCGCCCGATTCCGAGGCCGGTGACTTAATGGCGGAGCTGGGGCTTTATTGA
- a CDS encoding aromatic amino acid ammonia-lyase produces the protein MPASRALRIGSIILFTGFLLQARAAAAPSYTPIDPVMADRTIVLTGKSLTVDQVIAIARYGARVQLSAEAKQRTADAYGLLMEAATENVPVYWFNRGDGPDRHVVIFSGDPDSPQNKALLAKKQLDALRRGAVQGYGPEISDEELVRAIMAIRVNTMTYEAASPQLTQMLQDLLNKRVTPVVQSRGTVGEGDLATMGNIGATMVGSGDAYYRGVRMSAAQALERAGLKPLQPGAADDGALTSTNAYAAAQAALLVNDARLTLEWADLIYAMDLLGMNSTVTPLAAPVQANRPFKWLNFDAHRVLNILKGSYLFDRDPLRIIQDPESLRASPQRQGSAWEAWGRLRDDLQLQMNSSDHNPAVLVGASPTDSWEMSTPAMMQYYVKGGPHSHGQHGYVLSTANWDPYPLANSVEALTIALANMDVAVAQRIDRFTNTFFTVVSPADVLGRTPADPPMQAFTPYLRADLWQQIADSMNPISPNGDAIVAGVEDLQGHTRLKLARARSAVETTMQLLGLDLLNASYWMDLRKRQDATRSFGTAPATALTALRKAVPWDSADRPAGPLGEAAYAFMREHPAAEFYPAETPPQAPSL, from the coding sequence ATGCCCGCTAGCCGCGCCTTGAGGATCGGCTCCATCATTCTGTTCACCGGATTTCTGCTGCAAGCGCGGGCCGCGGCAGCTCCGTCATATACTCCGATCGATCCGGTCATGGCGGATCGCACGATCGTTCTGACAGGCAAGTCGCTGACGGTCGATCAAGTGATCGCGATTGCGCGGTACGGTGCGCGCGTTCAGCTGAGTGCGGAAGCCAAGCAGCGCACCGCCGACGCATACGGCTTGCTGATGGAAGCCGCGACCGAAAACGTTCCGGTCTACTGGTTCAATCGTGGCGACGGGCCCGATCGTCACGTGGTGATCTTCAGCGGCGATCCGGACTCGCCGCAAAATAAGGCGCTGCTCGCCAAGAAGCAGCTCGATGCTTTGCGGCGCGGTGCAGTGCAAGGTTATGGTCCGGAGATTTCTGATGAAGAACTCGTGCGCGCGATCATGGCAATTCGCGTCAACACGATGACGTACGAAGCGGCCAGCCCGCAGCTCACGCAGATGCTGCAAGACCTCCTGAACAAACGCGTGACGCCGGTCGTGCAATCGCGGGGCACGGTTGGCGAGGGCGATCTCGCGACGATGGGCAACATCGGCGCGACCATGGTCGGCAGTGGCGATGCATACTATCGCGGCGTGCGCATGTCCGCGGCGCAAGCGCTCGAGCGAGCCGGCTTAAAACCCCTGCAGCCGGGCGCCGCCGACGATGGCGCGCTGACCTCGACCAACGCCTATGCGGCCGCGCAAGCTGCACTACTTGTGAATGATGCGCGCCTCACGCTGGAATGGGCCGACCTCATCTATGCGATGGACCTGCTCGGCATGAACAGCACCGTTACGCCGCTTGCAGCGCCCGTCCAGGCAAACCGGCCATTCAAATGGTTGAACTTTGATGCGCACCGCGTTCTGAACATACTCAAAGGGAGCTACCTCTTCGATCGCGATCCGCTGCGCATTATCCAAGATCCGGAAAGCCTGCGAGCATCGCCGCAACGCCAAGGGTCGGCATGGGAAGCGTGGGGGCGACTGCGCGACGATCTTCAACTACAGATGAACTCTTCCGATCACAATCCAGCCGTGCTCGTAGGCGCTTCGCCCACCGATTCTTGGGAGATGAGCACGCCGGCGATGATGCAGTACTACGTCAAGGGCGGTCCGCACAGCCACGGACAGCACGGCTACGTACTGTCCACTGCGAATTGGGATCCGTATCCGCTCGCGAACAGCGTCGAAGCGCTCACAATCGCGCTGGCAAATATGGATGTTGCGGTCGCGCAGCGCATCGATCGCTTCACCAACACGTTCTTTACTGTCGTCAGCCCGGCGGACGTGCTCGGCCGCACGCCGGCCGATCCCCCGATGCAAGCCTTCACGCCGTACCTGCGCGCCGATCTCTGGCAGCAGATCGCGGATTCGATGAATCCCATTTCGCCCAACGGCGATGCTATTGTCGCCGGCGTTGAAGATCTGCAAGGACATACGCGTCTGAAGCTGGCGCGCGCCCGCTCGGCAGTGGAGACGACGATGCAACTACTGGGGCTCGATCTGCTCAACGCAAGTTACTGGATGGACTTGCGCAAACGGCAAGACGCGACACGGAGCTTCGGAACCGCGCCCGCCACAGCGTTAACCGCCCTGCGAAAGGCCGTGCCGTGGGACTCGGCTGACCGGCCCGCGGGGCCTCTGGGCGAAGCGGCATACGCTTTCATGCGGGAGCACCCGGCCGCGGAGTTCTACCCGGCCGAAACGCCCCCGCAGGCGCCCTCGTTGTAA
- a CDS encoding transglycosylase SLT domain-containing protein: MKRLLGTAVFLSLLGGCSGAGYLPYAPHALSPVQIQNLVSAASARNGVPAGLTTAVLMAESAGDPSAISSAGAQGLMQLMPGTAAGCGIDNPFDPAENVDCGTRFLHRLLKRYGNNVELAVAAYNAGPGAVDQYHGVPPYAETQAYVDRVLTAYRNY; this comes from the coding sequence ATGAAAAGATTGCTCGGGACTGCGGTATTCCTGAGCTTGCTCGGCGGCTGTAGCGGAGCGGGTTATCTTCCCTATGCGCCGCACGCCCTGAGCCCCGTGCAGATCCAGAATTTGGTGAGTGCCGCCTCGGCGCGGAACGGCGTTCCAGCCGGTCTTACGACCGCTGTCCTCATGGCCGAATCCGCCGGCGACCCGTCGGCGATCAGCAGCGCCGGAGCACAAGGTTTGATGCAGTTGATGCCCGGCACAGCGGCGGGCTGCGGAATCGACAACCCGTTCGATCCGGCGGAAAACGTCGACTGCGGAACGCGCTTTTTGCACCGGCTCTTGAAACGCTACGGCAATAACGTTGAGCTGGCGGTGGCGGCGTATAATGCCGGCCCCGGCGCCGTCGATCAGTATCACGGCGTGCCGCCCTACGCCGAAACGCAAGCCTACGTGGACCGCGTTCTGACGGCTTACCGCAACTACTAG